In Chitinophagaceae bacterium, the DNA window CAGATTCGGAATCGATTGTCTTTTTATCTATATAACCAAGACCTATAGCTTCTTTTAAACTTGGTGATTGAGTTCCTGAAGTTACTTTACCAACTATTTCCTTATTTTCATTTAGAATATCATAACCTTTTCTCGGGATTCCTCTTTCAGTCATGACAAAGCCACTTAATTTTCTGTTTATACCTTCTTCCTTTGCTTTAAGGATAATTTCTTTACCGATAAAATCTTTTTGGGTTTTGGTAATCCATCCCAGACCTGCTTCCAGTGGATTCGTTGTATCATCTATATCATTGCCGTAAAGACAATATCCCATTTCTAATCTAAGTGTATCTCTGGCTCCTAAGCCTGCAGGCTTTAAGCCCATTTCACCACCTGCCTTCATTAAGCTTTCCCAAATTGCCGGAGCATAATCCGGTTTAAAATAAAGCTCAAAGCCACCACTGCCGGTGTATCCGGTACCGGATATAATTACATCCTCAAAGCCCGCAACTTTCCCAATTCCAAAATGATAAAATTTAATACTTTCAATATCAAAATCAGTAATTTTTTTTAAAATCTCAACTGCTTTAGGGCCTTGCAGAGCGAGAAGAGATATTTCATCGGATATATTTTTCAAATTAGTATCAAAAGTATTGTGAGATTGTATCCAGTTAAAATCTTTTTCAATATTTGAAGCATTTACTACCAGTAAAAACTTGCTTTCACTAAGGCAATAAACGATAAGGTCATCGATGATACCGCCATTTTCATTAATGAATGCAGAATATTGAGCCTTGCCGGGAATCAGTTTAGAAGCATCATTTGAGGTTACTTTTTGTATGAGATCTAAAGCTTGAGGCCCTTCAACTAAAAATTCGCCCATATGCGAAACATCAAATAAACCGGCATTTTCTCTTACGGCAAAGTGTTCATCCTGAATGCCGCTGTATTGAATTGGCATTTCGTATCCGGCAAACTCGGCCATTTTTGCACCTAATGATATATGTATATTTGTTAAAGCAGTTTTTTTCATTTCAAAAAGAATTTTAATTAAACATTTAAGAACTTAAATAGCATGCAAAACTACTAAATTAGATTCTTATAATTTACCAAGTTGAGTTTAGATTTGATTTTCGAAATTTAAAGATTATTTAATGAAAAATTATTTTTTAGCTTTGCTGTTTTAAATAGTGGAATGCTTTTTGCTTTAGAATTTTCATAATTAAACTCAATGCAACTATCAGATAGAATAACATTAAAAAACCTTGCAGACCTTTTAGGTGCAAAATATACAGGAAATGAAGAAATGTTGATAAGCGGCTTAAATGAAATTCATAAAGTGCAGCCCGGAGATTTGACTTTTGTAGATTTTGATAAGTATTATAATAGAGCTTTAAATTCTAAAGCATCGGCTATATTGA includes these proteins:
- the gcvT gene encoding glycine cleavage system aminomethyltransferase GcvT, with the protein product MKKTALTNIHISLGAKMAEFAGYEMPIQYSGIQDEHFAVRENAGLFDVSHMGEFLVEGPQALDLIQKVTSNDASKLIPGKAQYSAFINENGGIIDDLIVYCLSESKFLLVVNASNIEKDFNWIQSHNTFDTNLKNISDEISLLALQGPKAVEILKKITDFDIESIKFYHFGIGKVAGFEDVIISGTGYTGSGGFELYFKPDYAPAIWESLMKAGGEMGLKPAGLGARDTLRLEMGYCLYGNDIDDTTNPLEAGLGWITKTQKDFIGKEIILKAKEEGINRKLSGFVMTERGIPRKGYDILNENKEIVGKVTSGTQSPSLKEAIGLGYIDKKTIDSESDIFIAIRNKNVRAKITKPPFVKVN